CCAAGTTCAGTTTGTGCATAGCATCCAATGATTTGCATGTTATGTGCCATTGGCAGCCATTTCTGTTTCTGCTCCTCAGTTCCTTGTCCTTCAATAGCAGGTATAAACATTCCCTatcaagaaaatatatattagtaggttaaaacttaaaactagATTTAAATAATGCAAACTTCAAACCCAGAAATTACCCCAAAGAGACcatcattttatattagatttagCAAACGAGATTTGAATGCTGAAGTTGACCAaagtttcttttgttttccaaATATATTGCTTAGCGTAGAAATAGCATACATGGTACTTAGAAGCTTATAACTGGAATCAAGAAATAGCACTTACCCAATGAAGGTTTGCATAAGCAGGCTGATCCACATAAAACCATAATGTATGTGTCTCTTCCTCTGTCATAAAAGATAACAATTTAATTAGGTATCCAagggaaaaatcaaataacGCAATGAGAAGCTCAGATGAAAAGAAACCAGAGAGATTAAGCTCAATAGTCCGCTTCACTGCATGAGCAGTTTTTCTCAAAGTATCTTTAAACAACTCCTTCCTACTAAGCATAGTTCTGTTATCCTTTCGAAAGACCtagaaaaaatagaaggaaGACTACTTAGATATGaaagaattttctttaaaaatgccAAATTGAGAAGTGACTCTAGTCGTTTAGGTTACTGGAGGGAAAGGTTAGGAATATTAAATATCAATCAGTGCAGAAACTAATAGAAAAGTACGACAACATCACTGGAAGAGAAAATCACATCTTTGCTTCATTTCACTTTTCCACTTATGCCAATTTTTCGAAACTAACAATACCAAAACTCAAATCCAAAATCTAGAACAACTGAAGGTAAATTATGGAACTGCCTCAATCTTTAAGACACTTAGTCTTCTATTCTTTAACGCATTTCAAGAGTTAAAAGACTCAAGTGGCAAAACATAGAGAAACTAAGCTGAAATTAAGAAACAGGTAAAAGTTGTCTCAAGTCCAAGGAAACTCTTTCCGGTAGCTGAAAAGCTTAAGAAGAacctcaaattttataatattgcaATATCCCGAATGCTGGTGCACATTTAACAGGCAGAAACTGAATACTCAATTTACGCAACCAAACAAAAATTGGATTTCTTCCTACATTTTCGTGAGAAACATACAGTAAAAAGCATATTCTGATAAGGGATTATAGGaaacaatatatttaaattttaaaccctaaaagcaACTAACAACTAGAGGCCAAAATCCAAACTTCAGCTTCACTTTTTTTTCCCGCGTGTTCTCGGGAACCAAAGAGAAATGGAATtaatctagaaaaaaaaaaagaaaaattaatcgGAGCCATTCAGCAATAAAAGTGTAAGAAACTAACAATTTCAAGTTATGATTAACCAAAACTCTCAATCTTCTGAAACTTCTGTTTCATATATATTTCACAGCCATAATGTAGGAAACAAGAAATCAAAtgacaaaaaagagaaaaaaaaaacactagaTCACCGGATCACTAGCGACGAGACGAGCAGCTCTATCGGAGATCTCAAAGGCGTGACGAGAACCAGCCCAAACGATCTTCATCTCTTCTACATCGAACGACGCCTTGCTCCTCTCCTCAGCGTGGTAATCCAGTGGTTccattgtgtttttctttttcgacAAAAATCGAAATTTCAAAAACCAACAAATTAACAATAGAGCACTTAAGCAAAAGAGCAAGTATCTAGCAGAATGAACTGaatataaatactttaaaaaaaacaaaacaaaaccttCGCCCTTATTTCGGCTTCGATTATTACAATAGAGTTGGTTGAGAATTTATTGACTCTATTTATCAAAAATAACGactgtataaaaatatattaaaaagtagTTAATTCCCACGTTAAGACTTTTTACTGAAAGAAAGGTGGACAAAAGTTAAAtcgaaaatgaattttaatttgtaataattaaaagttaattattgatgtaactactaataattaaaaagttaattatagatttaactactaatcttatattttaggataaatatcaaaattataaatgaattatggtttaatatgtaattatatacatgaactttaattttgtgcaattttatacataaaattttaatttgatccaattcttataaattttaacacaattattgatatatcattttatgtttatatattacatacataaataattatatttatccaatataaaataaattgatgtatttatttctttaaatctgtataattaaatcaaaattaaattttcaattatacatttaagttacaattaaagtttcacgtatataattatatcaaattaaaattcatatatacaattatacattaaattaaaattcatatataattttctaaTAATACATTGAGAGACAAAGTTTAAATATGCTGGGTCCCAGCTGGATTAAATTCGAGTTTCTATTTTTCTTCCCGACAATATTCGAATttctaaatttagttttaattcaaattgttaacttagttttctttttcaaaataaagtatGCGTACTTAATCCATAACCATtcagtttatttaaattacataaagttattaaatttcaattttaatttatatattatattcgaattatactttattttttcaataatttattatctcaatatttataattttattaattatttataatttttcatttcatgtCTTTTTTCCCTATaagataatgataaaattttagtattgattctatttttctattaaaatttatgattagtttatattaattattttaatgcatatatattaaaattgtaataaatatttaattaaataatatagttaaaaattaaacccaCCTCAAGTGAGCAaaacattttagttattaataatattgaaaaataaattaattaaaatttttaaaccggataaatcttaaaactaTATATGAACTTTGGTCTAATGTGTAATTCTACACATAAACTTCGATTTTTACAattgtatatatgaattttaatttgaagcaattctcatatattattaacacaattattgatataataaatataaaaataatttggtgtatttatttctttaaatatgtaaaattgaatgaaaatgaaagttatatgtatgtatttaaatcacaaccaaaatttcatatatataattgtattaagtcaaaattcatatatcaaattacacgttaaatcaaaattcatgtatatatgataaaaaactaaatttctaaCATAACCAAGTACAAAATGCAACGCCATGACATCTTTTACTATATATCACgggagaaaatatcaatttgggcaaattaattgatttttttagaaaatcaattaaattaatattattttatatttaaaatcttatttaaataaactgATTAAACCAAAATAGAAAAGCAAACCGGTTTAACCTAAAATTAagtttccatttcatttcacagaacattttttttcattttcttttcttcttctttttccttttcataaaattgatttatttttttatttttaaagattaaaaatacatttgatgaatagaattagaaattcattttcattaataaaaacaGTGAAAACACATCTCAATAATAGaaacatgataaataaaattagaaagttTTACACTTATATAAGAACAagaataagatttaatatttgaaagttgttgacaaaagaaagaatatttttCATGGGTTTAAACCAAGATCAATtcatttaaagttaaaaaaattattttatcattttcacattttaaagcattttaatgaaaatattttttattattttctaattttatatatttttattttttctaaaattatttttaaaattttcaaccaaacatgttttcttaaatgttttccattttcaaaaaacaaaacGAAAGTAACCCCATTTCTTGAAATCAAACAAAACTTAAgtaacttttcaattttccGCTAGTCATTTAATAGCCGgtgatcaaaacaaaaaatttgaataattagataactatattataacttttcataggTAGATAAAAAAcgagtaattaaaatatagtttactcaataatatattaactatgtttttcttttgtccATTATATGTTAATAAACAGTGCAAGTGCactcattaatattttcaatgtatcaaaatgatatttaaaaaaaaaacctaaaatactTCAATGATATTGATTTGGCCATTAACACAAGATTCTGGGATTGTGTTGACTTTATCAGGAAGCATGAGATGAGTGTCGGACCACATCACAATCCGAATTTTTTGATAACTCCTTGCCCGAGCTCCGATCTGGACCGAATTACAAATACCCTTATCGAGAGCCCAGCACGACCAGATGAATAATCCGACCCTTGAGCAAGTAGTCCCTTAAAGGAATGAAAATGTACTGAATAAACATTGGAAGTTAGCAACTTTaccatacataaataatatCATGTACCATCCATCTCCCAGTTCATATGtcattaaatttcatgaaaaacaCTCGAAACAAACTTTGCTTTTGGGAGGTATAAAGATTTCCCTTTGACAAACAACCAACGTTGACTTAAATGCTCTGGTGCAGCTGTGAGTGAAATCGAACCGTCTGAGATCACGTGCTCGTTGGTCAAAAGCTCTTTAAATGACAATATGGCAAATCAGTTGGATCATATCGTGAATGAATATATGGTACAAGCTTGAACGTGAAAATAGTCCTTGTCTCTGATTGGAagtttcaaatttgaaagaacACAAATAGACATGCCTTCTGAGAACCAAACCGAACCACTGGAATTCTATCAAGTAAGTTATAATGAATCAATGTCATAATGCAAATGCAGTCCGAATTGGACTCGAACATAAACCGAATTTTCTCATGACCTCGATACTTTGAGCTATTGTTGAACCCGTGGTCCTGACAAAACCAAGCGAAGCACAACTGCAAATTGTTTCCTCTATATATAGGAGTACATCAGGTAATATATCAAGGGAGCAATGCTTCTCCACCTTAGCCACTGCATCCATACTGCCAGGAAAAGATTTGAATCTCAGGCCATGTCTGGCGAGTGCTAGTTTCTTTGCTGTATTCATCACCAAGAGATCATTTTCTCCAAGAAAATACAGCTTAAAATTCGCTGAATCCATAGCCAAATCACCCAAGTAACTTCCAGTCCAATTACCTTGGGGGAGATCGGTCATCACAAAAATATGTATAGGCTGAGAACCTGCCTGCCTTAACGAATCTAATTTTTGTCTCAAACCCAGAAAAGTAGCTTTCCAATGGTTCTTGAACTGCCCATCAAGCAACCTAAGCTGTGCACAGAGAAAAGGAGCCTTTATCGTCTGAGAGGCAAACTGCTTTCCCAAGTTTACAATTTCAGGGACAAATGGAAGGAATTCAATCTTGTTGATTAAAGCATTTATCCTTGGATCTGCTGGTGCATTTTGGATATCAATATAGAGCTCGGAACCTTTATATGGGGCCGTAAAAAGGCTTCCAAACGCCAGAACAGTAGCCGATTCAGCTTTGCTACCTGGTCCAAGAGTCTTATATACATCTCTACGTCGTCTAACATACGAAATTTTCTTCCTCTTCATGAGTTGTTCATCAGGTTGGAATGAATCTAACATCCCGTCCACCCCATTTTGGTATGTCCAAACTGTTGTTCTACAATCTTCATCGACAGCATATAAACATTGATTTATATTACCACCAATTCCGGAAAGCAGAGAGCCACATTGCTTTAAGCTTTCAACCAGAGACGGCGGCACATTCAATCCATTGGAGCAAACCAAATCAACATTCAAATCACACCACGATGACACGAAAACCCTGAAATCTATGGCTCGAACGAGTGAAGATGACAGTAATGAAGAAATATCAATGATATCGGCCATGGAAACGTACCTGCAAAAAGAGGTAAGCATAAGCTAGAAACTCCATGGAGTTAAAAACAATACTGAACTTACCTAGTGATTGAAACTTCATGCAATTAATCAGCAGAAGCATTGCCACCACAAAACCCCATGTTTTGAGTTTTACACAAATACTATGAACTTCAATTTGAGACAATATATTTGAACTTACATGTAGCTAAAAACAAGATCAGAACACccattattttctcttttaaccACATTTTAccaataatacaaaattaatctaaaggataaaaaaaatcccataattcaaacattaaaaagttaaaaaatttaccagaaaatttaagtgaaattgaaatagaaaacaagaaaatgggCAATACGCAGTTACCTCCTACTCCTAAGGAGCTCAATGATATGATCCCAAACGGAAATCCGGATCTCTTTAGGACTCTGAACCCTGAATTTAGGACAGCTACCAAGAGCTACGGCATGGTGATCAAGAATTGGAGAGACAATTAAGGTACGGTTCAAAATAGAGGCCATTAAAATGGCTTTTTTGAACTCAGAAAGCTGGTTACTAAACCCACTATGAGGCGCATACCACAAGAATTTCTCCCCATGAAATCGAGTTTCGCAATGTGGGTATTGGTGGGTTAGGGCTACGTTTACGGTTTTCAAAGAGGTTGAGAATATCATGTAATTGGGGATGGGAGTGTAagtgaggaagaagaagaagaagaagcaaagagaaataagaaaaatcgAGGGGAAAAACAATGGCGATCTGCGCGATTGTTGGGAGTTCCTTTTATTCCATAGTTTGGGATTGGCAATCGTTCTGTTGAGATTGAACATGTTTTTTGTTTTCGATTTTGCTTCGGGATTTTTATGGCGGTTGACGATGTGGTTTTTGTGATGTCGATTTGAAGGTGTTTGAGCCTGAAACTAATTTAAGTAGAAtcgatattttatattttattttaattctccCTATCAGGTTTTCatttataagtaacattatagttataaaaaatattttttattaaattaattttctataacaataaattatctaaaacttttagtaaaattataggTATTTCTTATAAGTAagcttattaattataatttattaaataaaaataatattaattaaaatactttttcaataaaatgtttaaatttcacatgaaaaaaattattcatcttgttttattaaatgaaataattttcaatgagtgaatttaaaatatcaattcaataaactattaagttccttaattaaatattttattatgaattaggaacattataaacttataatttgattacttgaattttaataactcgtgataaataaattaatttaatttgataactaAAAGTGATTAATCAAACTTGTAAACTTATAAACTTCATATTTAGTCATGTAAATggatgtaaaataaaatatgcataaaagcAATAACGCATGCACCTGCTATAtgccttttaattttgttgatttgattctcgcttttttcttttctgaacATAATTATTACTTTCTTCATTTGATAGAAATTCACGATATGATTTCTATGTTAGGTGTATAATAGCAACCTTTCTATGATAAGCAAAATCTTAGTAGACAAATGAAGTTGTTGTAGACAGCGTTAACAGTAATATACATTACAAATAGGTTGAATTATAAAAA
The window above is part of the Gossypium raimondii isolate GPD5lz chromosome 9, ASM2569854v1, whole genome shotgun sequence genome. Proteins encoded here:
- the LOC105800283 gene encoding O-fucosyltransferase 30 yields the protein MFNLNRTIANPKLWNKRNSQQSRRSPLFFPSIFLISLCFFFFFFLTYTPIPNYMIFSTSLKTVNVALTHQYPHCETRFHGEKFLWYAPHSGFSNQLSEFKKAILMASILNRTLIVSPILDHHAVALGSCPKFRVQSPKEIRISVWDHIIELLRSRRYVSMADIIDISSLLSSSLVRAIDFRVFVSSWCDLNVDLVCSNGLNVPPSLVESLKQCGSLLSGIGGNINQCLYAVDEDCRTTVWTYQNGVDGMLDSFQPDEQLMKRKKISYVRRRRDVYKTLGPGSKAESATVLAFGSLFTAPYKGSELYIDIQNAPADPRINALINKIEFLPFVPEIVNLGKQFASQTIKAPFLCAQLRLLDGQFKNHWKATFLGLRQKLDSLRQAGSQPIHIFVMTDLPQGNWTGSYLGDLAMDSANFKLYFLGENDLLVMNTAKKLALARHGLRFKSFPGSMDAVAKVEKHCSLDILPDVLLYIEETICSCASLGFVRTTGSTIAQSIEVMRKFGLCSSPIRTAFAL